The following are encoded in a window of Deltaproteobacteria bacterium genomic DNA:
- a CDS encoding PilZ domain-containing protein: protein MSSDDRGKDRRQQDAAVEVERRQGDRRRWKRIPVEIWGEASDGEATYFHQAADLSAGGVFFTGAIPQPVGTVVKIKLELPGVEPLTVNGVVVNTGGGVDLGMGVQFTDLSDEERARIDAVVESD from the coding sequence ATGAGCAGTGACGACCGGGGAAAGGATCGCAGGCAGCAGGACGCGGCCGTGGAGGTGGAGCGCCGTCAGGGCGACCGCCGCCGCTGGAAGCGGATCCCGGTGGAGATCTGGGGTGAGGCCTCCGACGGCGAGGCGACCTACTTCCACCAGGCCGCGGATCTCTCCGCCGGCGGGGTCTTCTTCACCGGGGCCATCCCCCAGCCGGTGGGGACGGTGGTGAAGATCAAGCTCGAGCTGCCCGGCGTGGAGCCGCTGACCGTCAACGGGGTGGTGGTGAACACCGGCGGCGGCGTGGATCTGGGCATGGGCGTGCAGTTCACCGACCTCTCCGACGAGGAGCGGGCCCGCATCGACGCCGTCGTCGAGTCCGACTAG
- a CDS encoding tetratricopeptide repeat protein yields the protein MAARGSVRRARGPLWLTLLALGAAAAGLPAPAGAASEARNPHLQRALEQIEQGKIDAAEEALDQAMAWPRNDNRTLVEIYRNLAVVHFYGGKQDEAYEDFARLLNIDLHYELPASTAGPLRELYDRVKAAYDEGLLKPIRVAHDPPMLALPGTPVTMAATISNLKEGFEAFLLHRKLGDDTFVELPLDRRPGNRFSATLPALNLPEGATELVVEYYLEVRDARGRRVQGRGSALSPLSYLIEVPGGGTARWYKNPWLWTAVGVVAVGATAGGIAAARGSRTGTLPLTITVQ from the coding sequence ATGGCAGCGAGGGGGAGCGTCAGGAGGGCCAGGGGGCCTCTCTGGCTGACCCTGCTCGCCCTCGGAGCCGCCGCCGCGGGGCTCCCGGCGCCGGCCGGGGCAGCGTCGGAGGCCCGGAATCCGCACCTGCAGCGGGCCCTCGAGCAGATCGAGCAGGGCAAGATCGACGCCGCCGAGGAGGCCCTCGATCAGGCCATGGCCTGGCCCCGCAACGACAACCGCACCCTGGTGGAGATCTACCGGAACCTGGCCGTGGTGCACTTCTACGGGGGCAAGCAGGACGAGGCCTACGAGGACTTCGCCCGCCTGCTGAACATCGACCTGCACTACGAGCTGCCCGCGTCCACGGCGGGGCCCCTGCGCGAGCTCTACGACCGGGTGAAGGCCGCCTACGACGAGGGCCTGCTCAAGCCCATCCGGGTCGCCCACGATCCGCCGATGCTGGCCCTCCCGGGGACCCCGGTGACGATGGCCGCCACGATCTCGAACCTGAAGGAGGGCTTCGAGGCCTTCCTCCTCCACCGGAAGCTGGGGGACGACACCTTCGTCGAGCTGCCCCTCGACCGGCGGCCCGGCAACCGCTTCTCGGCCACCCTGCCCGCCCTGAACCTGCCCGAGGGCGCCACCGAGCTGGTGGTGGAGTACTACCTCGAGGTGCGGGACGCCCGGGGCCGCCGGGTCCAGGGCCGGGGGAGCGCGCTCTCGCCCCTCTCCTACCTCATCGAGGTGCCGGGCGGCGGCACGGCGCGCTGGTACAAGAACCCCTGGCTCTGGACGGCGGTCGGCGTCGTCGCGGTGGGGGCGACCGCCGGCGGCATCGCCGCGGCCCGGGGCAGCCGGACCGGCACCCTCCCCCTCACGATCACCGTGCAATGA
- a CDS encoding DUF177 domain-containing protein: MQVRIDSIGPQGRHLDSVLDEDKVEQELVEVGVEFRPRGGVRVSADLSKSGKTVRFTGRIEAILEGDCRRCLAPVETRLEPEFELSLRPAADVRAPGKPGKDREELGEGEADGSFRLDEADEDVYHGDELDLWPLLREQLLLSLPDYLVCEEDCRGLCQVCGKNLNEVACDCDRDVPDPRLAGLKDIKLS; encoded by the coding sequence ATGCAGGTGCGCATCGACAGCATCGGCCCCCAGGGCCGCCACCTCGACTCGGTCCTGGACGAGGACAAGGTCGAGCAGGAGCTCGTCGAGGTTGGAGTCGAGTTCCGGCCCCGGGGTGGGGTGCGCGTCTCGGCCGACCTGTCCAAGAGCGGGAAGACCGTGCGCTTCACCGGCCGGATCGAGGCAATCCTGGAGGGGGACTGCCGCCGCTGCCTGGCGCCGGTGGAGACCCGCCTCGAGCCCGAGTTCGAGCTCTCCCTGCGGCCGGCGGCCGATGTCCGGGCCCCCGGGAAGCCGGGCAAGGACCGGGAGGAGCTGGGCGAGGGGGAGGCCGACGGTAGCTTTCGACTGGACGAGGCGGACGAAGACGTCTATCACGGCGACGAGCTCGACCTCTGGCCCCTGCTGCGCGAGCAGCTGCTGCTCTCCCTGCCCGACTACCTGGTCTGCGAGGAGGACTGCCGGGGCCTGTGCCAGGTCTGCGGAAAGAACCTGAACGAAGTGGCCTGCGACTGTGACCGGGACGTCCCGGATCCTCGCCTGGCGGGCCTGAAAGACATCAAGCTGTCCTGA
- the rpmF gene encoding 50S ribosomal protein L32 yields MAVPKKRTSKQKKRQRRSHDALKAPNVISCPNCNEPVLPHHVCPSCGQYKGREVLASAE; encoded by the coding sequence GTGGCGGTACCCAAGAAAAGAACCTCGAAGCAGAAGAAGCGCCAGCGCCGGAGCCATGACGCTCTGAAGGCGCCGAACGTCATCAGCTGCCCGAACTGCAACGAGCCGGTGCTTCCTCACCACGTGTGCCCGTCTTGTGGTCAGTACAAGGGCCGCGAGGTCCTCGCGAGCGCCGAGTAG
- the plsX gene encoding phosphate acyltransferase PlsX gives MKVAVDAMGGDHAPETVVEGAVLAARAHGVPVVLVGDAPRLEECLAAQKTRGLSLEVHHASDAIAMDEHGAKAIRRKKDSSLRVCFDLAKRGEVSAVVSAGNSGAVMAGALLILGRLEGVDRPAIASAMPTTAGGRVLLLDAGANPEAKPLHLAQWALCGEAYARRILGIARPKVALLSNGEEESKGTTLTRAAYGLLAQSGVEFVGYLEGRDIFAGRCDVLVTDGFTGNVVLKTVEGAASGMAMILKEEIEATRAARVGYLLLRGALKRFQRRLDYAEYGGAPILGVDGTAIVAHGASNATAIKNAVRVARDLAREDLGGALSDAARRASELSGAQTNNDD, from the coding sequence ATGAAGGTGGCCGTGGACGCCATGGGGGGCGACCACGCGCCGGAGACCGTGGTCGAGGGTGCGGTGCTCGCAGCTCGCGCCCACGGCGTTCCGGTCGTTCTGGTCGGGGACGCGCCGAGGCTGGAAGAGTGCCTGGCCGCGCAGAAGACGCGGGGCCTGTCGCTAGAGGTGCATCATGCGTCCGATGCCATCGCCATGGACGAGCATGGCGCCAAGGCCATCCGCCGCAAGAAGGACTCCTCCCTGCGGGTCTGCTTCGACCTCGCCAAGCGGGGGGAGGTCTCCGCGGTGGTCTCGGCGGGGAACTCCGGCGCGGTCATGGCCGGAGCGCTCCTGATCCTCGGCCGCCTCGAGGGGGTCGATCGGCCGGCCATCGCCAGCGCCATGCCCACCACCGCCGGGGGGAGGGTGCTGCTCCTGGACGCCGGGGCCAACCCCGAGGCCAAGCCCCTGCACCTGGCGCAGTGGGCGCTCTGCGGCGAGGCCTACGCCCGCCGGATCCTCGGCATCGCTCGTCCGAAGGTGGCGCTCCTCTCGAACGGCGAGGAGGAGAGCAAGGGCACGACCCTCACCCGCGCCGCCTACGGGCTCCTCGCCCAGAGCGGCGTCGAGTTCGTCGGCTACCTCGAGGGGCGCGACATCTTCGCCGGCCGCTGTGACGTGCTGGTCACCGACGGCTTCACCGGGAACGTGGTCCTCAAGACGGTCGAGGGGGCCGCGTCGGGGATGGCGATGATCCTGAAGGAGGAGATCGAGGCGACCCGGGCCGCCCGGGTGGGCTACCTCCTCCTCCGTGGCGCCCTCAAGCGCTTCCAGCGGCGCCTCGACTACGCCGAGTACGGGGGGGCGCCCATCCTCGGAGTGGACGGGACCGCGATCGTGGCCCATGGTGCATCGAACGCGACGGCCATCAAGAACGCCGTCCGGGTCGCCCGGGACCTGGCCCGGGAGGATCTCGGAGGAGCGTTGAGCGACGCCGCCCGGCGCGCCAGCGAGCTCTCCGGGGCACAAACGAACAACGACGACTGA